In Methanonatronarchaeum sp. AMET-Sl, one genomic interval encodes:
- a CDS encoding cobalamin-dependent protein (Presence of a B(12) (cobalamin)-binding domain implies dependence on cobalamin itself, in one of its several forms, or in some unusual lineages, dependence on a cobalamin-like analog.): MSDEILAKLKEAIETQDIEMAKEWTQKGIDEGMPVKDIIQNGLAQGMEKVGDQFEKAEIYLPEVMMAADAMEECMQLLRPVLEETGEESGQKATVVIATVEGDIHEIGKKVVASMLRGNGYEVVDLGRDIPVDDFVQAVKDNDADVVGASALMSTTMPEQKRIQQAVEPHGVKTIYGGAPVTQEWVDEDVGGDAYAPNAAAAVKAVDEII, translated from the coding sequence ATGTCTGATGAGATTTTGGCGAAGTTGAAGGAAGCGATTGAGACTCAGGATATTGAGATGGCGAAGGAGTGGACGCAGAAAGGTATTGATGAGGGCATGCCTGTTAAAGATATTATTCAGAATGGGCTTGCTCAAGGTATGGAGAAAGTTGGAGATCAATTCGAGAAAGCAGAGATCTATCTGCCTGAAGTTATGATGGCAGCAGACGCTATGGAAGAATGTATGCAGTTACTACGGCCGGTTCTAGAAGAAACAGGAGAAGAAAGTGGACAGAAAGCAACCGTAGTAATAGCAACAGTTGAAGGCGACATACACGAAATAGGTAAAAAAGTCGTAGCAAGCATGCTACGAGGAAACGGATACGAAGTAGTCGACCTAGGAAGAGACATACCAGTAGACGACTTCGTACAAGCAGTAAAAGACAACGACGCAGACGTAGTCGGAGCCAGCGCACTAATGTCAACAACAATGCCAGAACAAAAACGAATACAACAAGCAGTAGAACCACACGGAGTCAAAACAATATACGGCGGAGCACCCGTCACCCAAGAATGGGTAGACGAAGACGTAGGCGGAGACGCATACGCACCAAACGCAGCCGCAGCAGTAAAAGCCGTAGACGAAATAATCTAA
- a CDS encoding iron chelate uptake ABC transporter family permease subunit: protein MYKTKLVSKRSGKIGLLLLLILTIVVMVISFGIGPVTISVDVILSILFEEIPYLNSLFDVEYTAGQETIIKQIRLPRVLLGGLVGAALGTAGALMQGLFKNPLADPYIVGLSSGAGLGAAIAIMFGITIFGEFSIPILAFISGVITIFAVYFVAKQGHKVPVDTLLLAGVAFAFFLSALTSFIMYFSDDKVFRIMYFTLGGLAGADWSYVFVTLPLVGLGIFASLPLAKYIDAIMLGEEEAMYMGVRVEFVKKIILVLASLVTAASVAFAGIIGFVGLIPPHIIRILLGPRHVILIPASALLGAIFLVVSDSLARVILAPTEIPVGIITALFGAPFFIYLLWKRKEGY from the coding sequence ATGTACAAGACAAAGTTGGTTAGTAAAAGAAGTGGTAAAATTGGTTTATTGTTATTACTAATCTTGACTATAGTTGTTATGGTAATTTCTTTTGGAATTGGCCCTGTTACTATTTCGGTTGATGTTATACTTAGCATTCTTTTTGAAGAAATCCCTTATTTAAATAGCTTGTTTGATGTTGAATATACTGCTGGGCAAGAAACAATTATCAAACAGATTAGGTTGCCTAGGGTTCTTTTGGGAGGGCTTGTTGGAGCGGCTCTTGGTACTGCTGGAGCTTTGATGCAAGGGCTTTTTAAAAACCCGCTTGCAGATCCTTATATAGTTGGTTTGTCTAGTGGTGCGGGCCTTGGTGCTGCTATAGCGATTATGTTTGGCATAACTATATTTGGTGAATTCTCGATACCTATACTCGCTTTTATCTCAGGAGTTATAACTATATTTGCTGTGTATTTCGTTGCAAAGCAAGGGCACAAGGTTCCTGTTGACACATTATTGTTGGCTGGTGTTGCGTTCGCGTTTTTCTTGTCTGCTTTAACTTCTTTTATAATGTACTTCAGTGATGACAAGGTTTTTAGAATAATGTATTTCACTCTTGGTGGATTGGCTGGAGCTGATTGGAGTTATGTATTTGTTACTTTACCTCTAGTTGGTTTGGGTATTTTTGCTTCACTTCCTTTGGCAAAGTATATTGATGCTATAATGCTTGGGGAAGAAGAGGCAATGTATATGGGTGTTCGTGTAGAATTTGTTAAGAAGATAATTCTTGTTTTAGCGTCCCTAGTCACTGCTGCTTCTGTTGCTTTTGCAGGTATAATCGGTTTTGTTGGCCTGATTCCACCTCACATAATCAGGATCTTACTTGGCCCTCGTCACGTGATTTTGATACCTGCATCAGCTTTATTGGGAGCTATCTTCCTTGTTGTTTCCGATTCATTGGCTAGAGTAATTTTAGCTCCAACCGAAATACCGGTTGGTATAATAACTGCTTTATTCGGAGCACCCTTCTTTATTTACTTACTTTGGAAACGTAAGGAGGGTTATTGA
- the fen gene encoding flap endonuclease-1 codes for MGSDIGDIVGRDVVSFSEMQNRCIAIDGNNTLYQFLSIIRQPDGTPLKDSSGRVTSHVSGVFYRMINLLEEGVDPVYVFDGKPPELKSDTLDERREVREKSREEWKKAKKEGRTEEAYSKAIRSSRLSGEMVDESKKLLGLMGIPWVQAPSEAEAQAAYIVQEGGCWASSSQDYDSLLFGTPVLIRNLTITGRRKLPGKDEYKEVEPEKIVLQNLFDELSLNREQLVDIAILVGTDFNEGIKGIGPKTALKLIKEHGSGQEVFKQEGFEIDGYSEVREIFLNPDVTDDYDLTPSEIDREGVVEFLCEERDFSSDRVVKGLDRLEKAVSELRHQTTFDSF; via the coding sequence ATGGGATCTGATATTGGAGATATTGTTGGTAGGGATGTTGTTAGTTTTAGTGAGATGCAGAATCGGTGTATTGCGATTGATGGTAACAACACTTTGTATCAATTTCTTAGTATAATTAGGCAGCCTGATGGAACGCCGTTGAAGGACAGTAGTGGTAGGGTTACCTCGCATGTTTCCGGTGTTTTTTATAGGATGATTAATTTATTGGAGGAGGGGGTTGATCCTGTTTATGTTTTTGATGGTAAGCCCCCTGAATTGAAGTCTGATACTCTTGATGAACGTCGTGAGGTCAGGGAGAAATCTAGGGAGGAGTGGAAAAAAGCTAAGAAGGAAGGTAGGACTGAAGAGGCGTATAGTAAGGCAATTAGGTCTTCTAGATTAAGTGGGGAGATGGTTGATGAGTCTAAGAAGTTGCTTGGATTAATGGGGATCCCTTGGGTTCAGGCGCCATCTGAGGCTGAGGCCCAAGCCGCATATATTGTTCAGGAAGGGGGTTGTTGGGCTTCTTCGTCTCAGGACTATGATTCATTGTTGTTTGGAACCCCTGTTTTAATAAGGAATTTGACTATTACGGGCCGTAGAAAGCTTCCTGGTAAAGATGAGTATAAGGAGGTTGAGCCTGAGAAAATTGTTTTACAGAATCTATTCGATGAACTTAGTTTAAATAGGGAACAGCTTGTCGATATAGCTATCTTGGTTGGAACAGATTTTAACGAGGGAATAAAGGGTATTGGCCCTAAAACGGCTTTAAAGTTGATTAAAGAACATGGTTCTGGTCAAGAGGTTTTTAAGCAAGAAGGTTTTGAGATTGATGGTTACAGTGAGGTTAGAGAGATTTTTCTTAATCCTGATGTTACCGATGATTATGACTTGACTCCAAGTGAGATTGATAGGGAGGGTGTGGTTGAGTTTCTTTGTGAGGAAAGAGATTTTTCTAGTGACAGAGTAGTTAAGGGTTTAGATAGGCTTGAAAAAGCTGTTAGTGAATTGAGGCATCAGACAACTTTTGATAGTTTTTAA
- a CDS encoding hydroxymethylglutaryl-CoA synthase gives MDGGIVSYGVYVPRYRIKIEEIAGVWNENPDSIKGGLRVKQKSVPDIDEDTATISVEAARNALKRVDVDGEQVGAIYVGSESHPYAVKPTATIVAEAIDATPYLTAADYEFACKAGTAGIQTCLGLVRSGMARYGLSIGSDVSQGAPSDQLEYTAGAGGGAYLIGTENIIAKINKTVSYTTDTPDFWRREGQRYPSHGGRFTGEPGYFKHVTGATEKLLEKTDKTPSDYDYAVFHQPNGKFPVRAAERLGFEEKQYSPALVVEDIGNTYSGSTLIGLAKVLDQAKPGDRILTTSYGSGAGADSFDITVTENIKEVQDRGPKVSEFLDEGTYLSYGEYAKHKGKVK, from the coding sequence TTGGATGGAGGAATAGTTAGTTACGGAGTTTATGTACCAAGATATAGAATAAAAATAGAAGAGATAGCGGGTGTCTGGAACGAAAACCCAGACTCTATTAAAGGAGGGTTGCGTGTTAAACAAAAATCGGTTCCAGACATAGATGAAGACACAGCAACCATATCTGTAGAAGCAGCAAGAAATGCTTTAAAACGTGTTGATGTAGATGGAGAACAGGTTGGTGCGATTTATGTTGGCTCTGAAAGCCATCCCTACGCAGTTAAACCAACTGCAACAATAGTTGCTGAAGCAATAGATGCCACACCTTACCTAACCGCTGCCGACTACGAGTTTGCATGTAAAGCCGGAACAGCCGGAATACAGACCTGTCTAGGGCTAGTAAGGTCTGGAATGGCTAGATATGGTTTATCTATCGGGTCAGACGTATCTCAGGGCGCACCCAGCGACCAACTAGAGTATACTGCCGGAGCCGGTGGAGGCGCCTACTTAATTGGAACCGAAAACATAATTGCTAAAATCAATAAAACTGTTTCATATACAACAGATACACCAGATTTCTGGAGAAGAGAAGGACAGAGATATCCTAGCCATGGAGGCAGGTTTACCGGTGAACCAGGATATTTCAAACACGTAACAGGAGCTACAGAAAAACTACTTGAAAAAACCGATAAAACTCCAAGCGATTACGATTACGCCGTTTTCCATCAACCAAACGGTAAATTCCCAGTAAGAGCTGCAGAAAGACTTGGTTTTGAAGAAAAACAATACTCTCCAGCACTGGTAGTTGAAGATATCGGCAATACATATTCAGGTTCAACATTAATCGGTCTAGCAAAAGTGTTAGACCAAGCAAAACCCGGTGACCGGATATTAACAACATCATATGGGTCTGGAGCCGGTGCAGACTCTTTCGACATCACAGTAACAGAAAACATCAAAGAGGTCCAAGATAGAGGGCCTAAAGTAAGTGAATTCCTAGATGAAGGAACATACCTATCATATGGAGAGTATGCAAAACACAAAGGAAAGGTGAAATAA
- a CDS encoding Zn-ribbon domain-containing OB-fold protein, with protein sequence MTVPRFWRKIRNRYNLEGTKCQRCENTYFPPRNLCPTCRRESDITDYKFDGDGKLITYTVIRTAGDSHQKETPYIIGIVELEEGTSFTSQIVNCEIEDIKIGMNLEPVFRKISEESEEGLIYYGIKYQPKEET encoded by the coding sequence ATGACCGTACCAAGATTCTGGAGAAAAATAAGAAACCGATACAACCTTGAAGGAACAAAATGCCAGAGATGTGAAAACACCTATTTCCCACCAAGAAACCTATGCCCAACCTGTAGAAGAGAAAGCGACATAACCGACTATAAATTCGATGGAGATGGAAAACTAATCACATACACAGTAATCCGGACAGCCGGAGACTCACACCAAAAAGAAACACCATACATAATAGGGATCGTAGAACTCGAAGAAGGAACAAGCTTTACATCCCAAATAGTCAACTGTGAAATCGAAGACATCAAGATAGGAATGAACTTAGAGCCAGTGTTTCGAAAAATCAGTGAAGAAAGCGAAGAAGGACTCATATACTATGGAATAAAATACCAACCAAAAGAAGAAACCTAA
- a CDS encoding helix-turn-helix domain-containing protein, with the protein MLDYNECRMRGSIGNGGIVKKRVIDRLAEKIAGEICLADHPSKTLKKWRKNFGITQTELAEELSISPSVISDYESGRRSSPGINIVKRLINGMISIDLEHGGKNVRSYGRILRSGLDFDAILDMNDYKSPVGFNSFCSQLGVEVVQKEEEDRDIHGHTVIDSVKAIVELNHGEFQQLYGWSTERALVFTRVSSGKSPLVAIRVTSLKPQMVVLHGIEPNEISPIALQIARAEGIPLGVSNIDIESVLERLSSIGG; encoded by the coding sequence GTGTTAGATTATAATGAATGCAGGATGCGTGGGTCTATTGGTAATGGTGGTATAGTTAAGAAACGTGTTATTGACAGGCTTGCTGAAAAGATTGCAGGTGAAATCTGTCTTGCTGACCACCCATCTAAAACACTTAAGAAATGGAGAAAGAACTTTGGAATAACTCAAACCGAGTTGGCGGAAGAGTTGTCCATATCTCCTTCTGTTATAAGTGATTATGAAAGTGGGAGAAGGTCTTCTCCAGGTATAAACATTGTTAAAAGACTTATTAATGGAATGATATCTATCGACCTTGAGCATGGTGGTAAAAACGTCCGGAGTTATGGCCGGATATTAAGGTCTGGCCTTGATTTTGACGCCATACTGGATATGAATGACTATAAATCTCCAGTAGGCTTCAACTCGTTTTGTAGTCAACTTGGAGTTGAAGTTGTTCAGAAAGAAGAGGAAGATAGAGATATACATGGCCACACCGTTATAGATAGCGTTAAAGCGATTGTTGAATTGAATCACGGTGAGTTTCAACAGCTTTATGGTTGGAGTACGGAAAGGGCTTTGGTTTTTACAAGGGTTAGTTCGGGTAAGTCTCCTTTGGTTGCGATTAGGGTGACAAGCCTTAAACCCCAGATGGTTGTTTTACATGGAATAGAACCCAATGAAATTAGTCCAATTGCACTTCAGATCGCTAGAGCTGAGGGAATTCCCTTAGGAGTATCGAATATAGATATTGAGAGTGTTCTTGAAAGGTTATCAAGTATTGGAGGTTGA
- the secY gene encoding preprotein translocase subunit SecY, giving the protein MGSSSIYLEKLAPIFDRIPAVKGPTKHVHFKRKLMWTIGVLVLYFILTNVPLFGLGESADLFEYYRAIMAGQQGTLMQLGIAPIVDAGIVMQLLVGAGIIGLDMSQPRDQQLYQGLQKFLVVFFCVVLAAPQVFGGFLTPSEELAATLGVSLFALEILIILQVVIGGLIIMYLDEVVSKWGIGSGVGLFIVAEVSRQIIQGIFYWQTPAMGIQLPIGIIPKLYEVFTTWSLAELLTLDGIQFLLYHAEVLAIFSTIIIFVVVVYAENTRVEIPLSHGSVKGARGRYPIKLIYASVLPIIFVHVLQANITMATRFLWNTDIPILGGNPYIGQYIGDQPVSGLAYYFQPIHSPHDWVPSLVQEQFAQMGVAISTWQIGLHVLTFLAFFIIGSIVFAIFWVRTTGMGAESVAQQINRTGMQIPGFRRNASVMEKILKKYIPQVTILGGLILGLIAAFANLLGTIGMATGTGILLTVGILYRLYEEMAEEQLMEMYPALRKMF; this is encoded by the coding sequence ATGGGCAGTAGCAGTATATACTTGGAAAAACTAGCTCCGATATTTGACCGTATTCCCGCGGTAAAGGGGCCAACGAAGCACGTTCACTTTAAACGTAAGCTCATGTGGACAATTGGGGTTTTAGTACTTTACTTTATATTGACAAATGTTCCACTTTTCGGGCTCGGTGAAAGCGCAGACCTATTTGAATATTATCGTGCCATAATGGCTGGACAACAAGGTACATTGATGCAGCTTGGTATAGCTCCAATCGTTGACGCAGGCATCGTTATGCAGTTGTTGGTTGGAGCTGGAATTATCGGTCTTGATATGTCTCAGCCCCGTGACCAACAACTCTACCAAGGATTACAGAAGTTCTTAGTAGTATTCTTCTGTGTTGTTCTAGCGGCGCCCCAAGTATTCGGTGGATTCCTAACTCCAAGCGAAGAACTTGCTGCCACTTTAGGAGTATCATTGTTCGCCCTTGAAATCCTCATAATTCTCCAAGTAGTGATCGGCGGACTAATAATAATGTACCTCGATGAAGTTGTGAGTAAATGGGGTATAGGTAGTGGTGTTGGACTTTTCATTGTAGCAGAAGTTTCCAGACAAATAATTCAAGGAATATTCTACTGGCAAACTCCAGCAATGGGAATACAACTACCTATCGGGATAATTCCAAAACTATATGAGGTCTTCACAACCTGGTCCCTAGCTGAGTTATTAACTTTAGATGGAATACAATTCCTTTTATACCACGCTGAAGTTCTTGCAATATTCTCAACAATAATCATCTTTGTAGTCGTTGTTTATGCTGAGAACACAAGAGTTGAGATACCACTGTCACATGGCAGCGTTAAAGGAGCAAGAGGAAGATACCCAATAAAACTTATATACGCAAGCGTTCTACCAATCATATTTGTACACGTACTTCAAGCAAACATCACGATGGCAACAAGGTTCCTCTGGAACACCGACATACCAATATTAGGAGGAAACCCCTACATAGGACAGTATATAGGTGATCAACCAGTAAGTGGACTAGCCTACTACTTCCAGCCAATACACAGCCCACATGACTGGGTGCCATCCTTGGTTCAAGAACAGTTTGCACAGATGGGTGTAGCAATTTCAACATGGCAGATAGGGCTACACGTATTAACATTCCTAGCATTCTTCATTATTGGAAGCATAGTTTTCGCCATATTCTGGGTAAGGACAACGGGTATGGGTGCAGAATCCGTAGCCCAACAGATCAATAGAACCGGAATGCAGATCCCTGGATTCAGACGAAATGCCTCAGTAATGGAAAAAATATTGAAGAAATACATACCACAGGTGACAATACTTGGTGGCTTAATACTTGGATTGATTGCTGCATTCGCCAACCTCCTTGGAACAATAGGAATGGCAACAGGTACAGGAATATTATTGACAGTCGGTATCCTCTACAGACTGTACGAAGAAATGGCCGAAGAACAGTTGATGGAGATGTACCCAGCATTAAGAAAAATGTTCTAA
- a CDS encoding helical backbone metal receptor: MVNKKHIITVLAVLLIAVSAAGCMDVIERDGEYITYTDQTDREVEVVENVESIISISPSNTEVIYELGLGDKVIGVTDWCDYPSEAVETDSVGSYDNPSIETIIDKNPDVVFASSEQEDSIVNQLEKKGISVIVIHPGSYENLLEAIELIANVSGVEENGEALISEIEEQINDVKDKVAEYDERDTLYITWADEPMWVAGQGTYQNDLLELTGANNVIDQEGHIAINYETLVDINPEVMLLTEHAGMTVTELLDESKLEGIDAIDNDEVYVILEDETTRASPRIVDGVNSIVDALYDIELE; this comes from the coding sequence ATGGTTAATAAAAAACATATAATCACAGTTTTAGCAGTATTATTGATTGCCGTGTCCGCAGCTGGATGTATGGACGTCATAGAGAGAGATGGCGAATATATAACATACACAGACCAAACAGATCGAGAAGTTGAAGTGGTAGAGAACGTTGAATCCATAATTTCGATATCTCCATCCAACACAGAGGTAATATATGAACTAGGCCTGGGTGATAAAGTAATTGGAGTAACCGATTGGTGTGACTATCCATCTGAGGCTGTTGAAACCGACTCAGTAGGAAGTTATGATAATCCTAGCATAGAAACAATAATTGATAAAAACCCAGATGTAGTATTCGCATCCTCAGAACAAGAAGATAGCATTGTTAATCAACTAGAGAAAAAAGGAATATCAGTAATTGTAATACATCCAGGAAGTTATGAGAACTTGCTTGAAGCCATAGAACTCATCGCCAATGTATCTGGTGTTGAAGAAAATGGAGAAGCTTTAATTAGTGAAATTGAAGAACAAATAAATGATGTAAAAGATAAAGTAGCTGAATACGATGAAAGAGATACACTATACATAACTTGGGCCGATGAACCAATGTGGGTTGCTGGACAGGGGACATATCAAAACGATTTACTTGAGTTGACAGGAGCTAACAACGTCATAGACCAAGAAGGCCATATTGCTATTAATTATGAAACATTAGTTGATATAAATCCAGAAGTAATGTTGTTAACTGAACACGCAGGAATGACTGTTACAGAGCTATTAGATGAAAGCAAGCTTGAGGGAATAGATGCCATTGATAATGACGAAGTTTATGTAATACTTGAAGATGAAACAACAAGAGCCAGTCCAAGAATTGTAGATGGTGTTAACTCAATTGTAGATGCATTATATGATATTGAACTCGAGTAA
- a CDS encoding ABC transporter ATP-binding protein, producing the protein MISVENLFFSYGEGIDTLKEIEFNVDSKEFFGIIGPNGSGKTTLLKCISGVLEPYKGRVLINGNDVSDLSRSEVAREVAVVPQQVRIGFDFSVKEVVQMGRIAHQSFFSADYNDDSDVVQESLEMTGATDLKDRNASSLSGGELQRVIISRAIAQNTDTILLDEPTSHLDINHQIEIVSLAKELSKEKCIVGIFHDLNLASQFCDRLLLLNKGEVKCIGEPQEVLTPRNIKDTYGIDVVVKKHPLTGSIYVTPFSESKNIEGLENGDTRIHVICGGGSGNQLLYELKKEGYLLSTGVLNNLDSDKEVAESIDIPIVSEAPFSEITKEAFDQNMEFIDRSDIVVISEIPIGNGNLKNLVAAEKALNKGKTVIAIESIPVEKRDYTNGKGTEIYNKLKENGLIVAQDIKEASDILLSLKQRGF; encoded by the coding sequence ATGATATCGGTTGAAAACTTGTTCTTCAGTTATGGTGAAGGGATAGATACTCTTAAAGAGATTGAGTTTAATGTAGATAGTAAGGAGTTTTTTGGTATCATCGGGCCGAATGGTTCTGGTAAAACCACTCTCCTTAAATGTATTTCTGGTGTTTTAGAGCCATATAAGGGTAGGGTTTTGATTAATGGGAATGATGTTTCCGATCTATCTAGAAGTGAGGTCGCTAGGGAAGTTGCGGTTGTTCCTCAACAGGTTCGGATAGGTTTTGATTTTTCTGTTAAAGAGGTTGTTCAGATGGGTAGGATTGCGCATCAATCATTCTTTAGCGCTGACTATAATGATGATTCAGATGTTGTTCAGGAATCTTTAGAGATGACTGGTGCTACTGACCTTAAAGATAGAAATGCTTCCAGTCTGAGTGGTGGTGAACTTCAGAGGGTTATTATTTCCAGAGCAATAGCTCAAAATACCGATACTATTTTACTTGACGAACCAACCTCCCATCTAGATATAAACCATCAAATAGAGATAGTTTCTTTAGCTAAAGAGCTTAGTAAAGAAAAATGTATTGTTGGGATTTTCCACGACCTTAATCTGGCTTCACAGTTTTGTGATAGGCTTCTATTATTAAATAAGGGCGAGGTAAAGTGTATTGGAGAGCCTCAAGAAGTTTTGACACCCCGTAACATAAAGGATACCTATGGAATCGATGTAGTTGTTAAAAAACATCCTTTAACCGGCTCTATCTATGTTACTCCTTTCTCAGAATCTAAAAATATCGAAGGGCTTGAAAACGGAGATACAAGGATACATGTTATCTGTGGTGGTGGAAGTGGAAACCAACTGCTTTACGAACTAAAGAAAGAAGGATACCTCCTTTCTACAGGTGTTTTAAACAACCTAGACTCTGATAAAGAGGTTGCAGAGTCGATAGATATACCTATAGTCAGTGAAGCACCTTTTTCCGAGATAACTAAAGAAGCATTTGATCAAAACATGGAGTTTATCGATAGGTCTGACATTGTTGTTATCTCCGAGATACCAATTGGCAATGGTAACCTCAAAAACCTGGTTGCCGCTGAAAAAGCTCTTAATAAAGGTAAAACTGTTATTGCAATCGAATCCATTCCCGTAGAAAAAAGAGATTACACCAATGGTAAAGGAACAGAAATATACAATAAGTTAAAAGAAAACGGATTAATAGTTGCTCAAGATATCAAAGAAGCTAGTGACATCCTTCTCTCCCTGAAGCAGAGGGGCTTCTGA
- a CDS encoding winged helix-turn-helix domain-containing protein, producing the protein MSVDEAKGYVIGNANARQIISVLKKNGASEPEFIIKKRRLIETAALQALDELKEKGLVEKTKNEYSLTDLGKKVAEEVHELERD; encoded by the coding sequence ATGAGCGTTGATGAAGCTAAGGGTTATGTTATTGGTAATGCCAATGCAAGGCAGATTATCAGTGTGCTTAAGAAGAATGGTGCTTCTGAGCCTGAGTTCATTATCAAGAAAAGAAGGTTGATTGAAACAGCAGCGCTTCAAGCTTTAGATGAACTTAAAGAAAAGGGTTTGGTTGAAAAAACCAAGAACGAATACAGTTTAACTGATTTGGGAAAAAAGGTTGCTGAGGAAGTACATGAACTTGAGAGGGATTGA
- a CDS encoding thiolase domain-containing protein, whose amino-acid sequence MRDVAIVGVGCTKFGEMWDTSFRSLFIEAGVEALTDADIKGKNIDEIYIGNMSAGRFIAQEHVAALISDYSGMSELHVPATRVEAACASGGLALRQGYMAVASGISDTVVVGGVEKMTDVVSNQSIEILAAASDREWEAFYGATFPGLYAMIANRHMHEYDTKREQIAQVAVKNHYNATMNPKAQFQREISLDKVMNATKVADPLTLFDSSPITDGAAALVLVPAEKAHKYTDTPIYIKGSGQASDTISLHDRRDICTIDATVEAAKTAYEMSGTQPKDIDVAEVHDCFTIAEILATEDLGFCEKGEGGKLIEEGATQLDGEIPINPSGGLKACGHPVGATGIKQAVEITTQLLGEAGGRQVDCDIGLCHNVGGSGGTATVHILSREA is encoded by the coding sequence ATGAGAGACGTAGCGATAGTAGGAGTCGGATGCACAAAGTTCGGTGAGATGTGGGATACATCATTCAGGAGCCTATTTATAGAGGCTGGAGTTGAAGCGTTAACCGATGCGGATATAAAGGGAAAAAACATAGACGAAATATACATCGGTAACATGAGTGCAGGCCGTTTTATAGCGCAAGAACACGTGGCAGCACTAATATCTGATTACTCAGGTATGTCTGAACTACATGTACCTGCAACAAGGGTTGAAGCAGCCTGTGCCTCAGGCGGTCTAGCGCTAAGACAAGGATATATGGCAGTTGCCTCCGGAATAAGCGATACAGTAGTTGTCGGTGGAGTTGAGAAAATGACAGATGTAGTCAGCAACCAATCTATCGAGATATTAGCAGCCGCCTCAGATAGAGAATGGGAAGCATTTTATGGAGCAACATTCCCAGGGCTATACGCAATGATCGCAAACAGACATATGCATGAATACGATACAAAACGCGAACAAATCGCCCAAGTAGCAGTAAAAAACCATTACAACGCAACAATGAACCCAAAAGCCCAGTTCCAACGTGAAATCTCACTGGATAAAGTTATGAACGCAACAAAAGTAGCCGACCCCCTAACACTATTCGACAGCTCACCAATCACAGATGGAGCAGCCGCCCTCGTATTAGTGCCCGCAGAAAAAGCCCATAAATACACCGACACCCCAATATACATAAAAGGAAGCGGACAAGCCAGCGACACAATCTCATTACACGACAGAAGAGACATATGCACAATCGATGCAACCGTTGAAGCCGCTAAAACAGCCTACGAAATGTCTGGAACCCAGCCAAAAGACATCGATGTAGCTGAAGTACACGACTGCTTTACAATAGCCGAGATCCTTGCAACAGAAGACCTTGGATTCTGTGAAAAAGGAGAAGGTGGAAAACTAATTGAAGAAGGAGCCACCCAGCTAGACGGAGAGATACCAATAAACCCAAGCGGTGGATTAAAAGCATGTGGACATCCAGTCGGAGCAACCGGAATCAAACAAGCAGTAGAGATAACAACACAACTACTCGGAGAAGCAGGTGGCAGACAAGTCGACTGCGACATAGGGTTATGCCATAACGTAGGTGGTTCCGGAGGAACAGCAACAGTACACATACTTTCAAGGGAGGCCTGA